The region ATCCGGAGCAGACTACAATAATTCGCATGACCACCAACGCGACCGATGCCGCATCGACTGCGGCGGCTTTGAAAGAACATGCGGAAATGCAGGCTTTGGGCCTGAACTTCGAACGCTGGCAAGAGGCCGTGGAGGCGGCTATTTCCACCGATCGCCTCAGCGTGACTGGTGAGGTGCGCGGCGGCCAGCTCATCGAGTTTGCCGACCCTGCTGGCGCGCTGTTACACATCCTGGCTGTGGAGCCATTTTCTACCTACGTCGGCTTCAACGGTGTTACCCAGGGCTTTGCTCACGTGAGCATGGTCAACGACGTCCTGGCGCACCTGGACATTGTCGATCCTTTCGGCAACAGCATTGCGCAGGCCACCGCCAACCTGGCACAGGGCCCGCTGCTGGCCGAAGAAGGCACCCAGCCCTGGCAGCAGATCGGCATTACGGCTCTTGGCCTGGCCGTCAAGGGCTACGACAACGCTGACGCTTACGAAGAACAAGAAGGCGAATACCCGGCCACCTTCCATTCGGAGGGCGCTGACATCGTCAACTCTGGCTCCGGTGCTGCTGCCCCAGGACCTGGCTGCACCTTTGCTGCCCGCGTGATGGAAGCCGAATGGCGCACCACGGAACTAACCGGTGAAAAGTTCATGCACCTGGTCATGGATGGAGTCTTCCCCTTCGACCTATGCCTGCCGGCATCCTTCGGCGACTTGCCTGCCAAGGATTCCATCCTGGCCGGTACTGCTCTGGTGACTGCTTCTGTGGAACTTCCGACCGGCGGCTGCGGCTCCGGTGGCGGTTGTTCTTGTGGTTCCGGCGGCTGCGCTGGCCACTAAAGTCCCCTCTTATCAATTAACGCGCTAAGCTATACACTTATACGCACACCGTATTGCACTAAGAGCCAGGCGAGGAGGCCGCATGCATATCCCATTCGTGGGCAATAATGCTCAGCGCCGCATCCTCGCCATGGTGCTCTCCCTAGTCGCCTGCTTAGCGCTCGTGGCTACCCTCAAACTTCCAGGGCTGTTAATTTCTGCCCTGCTTGCGCTGGCTGCCTACATCATGGTCAGCTCCCGCCCGGATGCCTCCGACCTCGCCAGCCTGCGCACCTCCATCGAACTTTCTGCCGAGGACCTCCAAGATGTCCTCGACGAGTTCAACACCTTCTGTAGTTCAGAAGACCCCAATATCGTTGCCGATCGCATGCTGCAACGCCCCGCGCTTGCCGATGCCGACTGCACCGACCCGGACATCTCCGCTTTCCACTACGAAAAGAACAGCGCCCAGCGCTTCCTGCGCCGACTAGGCCCGCGCCTATACCGCAGCGACGCCGAAACCGCCGAACTAGAAACCCTGCTTCGAGTCACCGACGAACGCGTCGAAGCACTCCAAGAAGCCTGGCTCAAAGCCCGCCGCTCCGCGGCCCAACTCGGCCCCGGCTACGGCGACGAATCGGCCGCCTAATTTCACGGACGACAGTTTTACAAAACTGTCGTCCCTTCGGCAACGATCTTCGACGGGCCAATAAGGCGTGAGCCGCCTTCAAAGATTTCGACGGTCACCGTGCCGCCAGGGACCTTCACATTGATGCTGCCGGTGGCTTGTTCTGCATCAGCCAATGCGGCGCGTGCTGCGGCAACAGTGCCGGTGCCGCAGGAACGGGTCTCTCCTACTCCGCGCTCGTAAACGCGCATGTTGACCTTGCCATCGTCGAGTGGGGTCACGATTTCGACGTTGACACCTGCCGGGAAGAACTCCGGATCGAATTCTGGTTGCTGCAAGTCTAGGTTTGCGAGTGCTTCAGCATCCAGGCCCGGAACCACTGCAGCCAGGTGCGGGTTGCCCATATCCACGCCCAGGCCGGCGAAAGACTGACCGGCGATGCGAACGGTGGAAATGCCGGTGACTTCTGGTTCACCCATCTCCACGCTGACGTGAGCGTCGTTGTCATCGCAGTCGCTGACGACAACCTGCTTGGCCCCGGCGCGCGTGCCGATGACGAACTCATCGCTATCCACCAGGCCACGGGAACGCACCCAGTGGGCGAAGACGCGAGTGCCGTTGCCGCACATCTCCGCAATGGAGCCATCGGCGTTGCGGTAGTCCATGAACCAGTCCTGGGCATCAACACCTTCAGGAAGACCGTCGATATCACCAGCGTTGACTAATGCCCCGGCGCGCACCACGCGCAAAAGGCCATCGCCGCCGATTCCGGCCTGGCGATCGCACAGTCGGGCAACGCGCTGCTCATTGAGATCAAGCTCCGCGTTTTCGTCGGGGATGATGACAAAGTCGTTTTCGGTTCCATGGCCTTTGGCAAACTTCATGCGCGCCATCCTACCCCTAAAGCACTGGAAACTACTGTGAACTACTCCAGGTGCTCGCGGG is a window of Corynebacterium camporealensis DNA encoding:
- the dapF gene encoding diaminopimelate epimerase, which translates into the protein MKFAKGHGTENDFVIIPDENAELDLNEQRVARLCDRQAGIGGDGLLRVVRAGALVNAGDIDGLPEGVDAQDWFMDYRNADGSIAEMCGNGTRVFAHWVRSRGLVDSDEFVIGTRAGAKQVVVSDCDDNDAHVSVEMGEPEVTGISTVRIAGQSFAGLGVDMGNPHLAAVVPGLDAEALANLDLQQPEFDPEFFPAGVNVEIVTPLDDGKVNMRVYERGVGETRSCGTGTVAAARAALADAEQATGSINVKVPGGTVTVEIFEGGSRLIGPSKIVAEGTTVL